TGCAAAAAAAATGACTTGGAATGATTCACTTCAGACTTGGAGGTTTAGAAATTGGGAAAAAAGAGAACTGAAAACTTTCGGAGAAGTAATGACCAAGGGCGAGGATTTAGATTCTGCGTTCAACCTATCGCCAGCGGATTTCGATAGTAAGTATCAGCTAAATGCTACCATGAACATGAACGAACTAGAGGAGTATATTGCTTTGTTGAAGTCCAGAGGCTCTAGTGAGGTAGGCCTCTATGAGATCGAAAAATACATTAGATATATGCTGCCATTTACGGCTATCATATTAACCTTGATGGGCGTGTCGGTATCCGCTGAAAAATCTACCAGAGGTGGAGCAGGCTTCAAAATTGCGCTGGGTTTCGTTATTGCCTTTGTATTTATCTTACTCTTTGTACTAGTAAAAGCCATTGCCGAAGCGGGATCTATGCATCCGATATTGGCTATCTGGATACCTAATATCGTGGGCTTAGTGGCCGCACTTGTGATGTATCGATTCGTGCCCAAATGATTGATTATGTCGGCGAATAAAATGCCATCTATGTTGAGTGCCTATCTCCAATTACACTTTATTGTGTTCATTTGGGGCTTTACTGCTATTCTGGGCAAGTTGATAGAAATACCACCCGTGGAGGTCGTTTTTTATCGAACATTGATGGCGAGTGTGGGATTGTTTATTCTTTTGAAGTGGAGGAAATTGCCCATTCAAGTACCGAGAAAGGAGCTATGGATCATACTTGGTACTGGTTTACTCATTGCTGTTCACTGGATACTTTTCTTCTTGGCCGCAAGGATATCGAACGTTTCAGTTTGTCTGGCTGGTATGGCCACAGCATCTCTTTGGACTAGTTTTATAGATCCTATCGTAAATAAAAGGAAAGTCAAATTCTATGAGCCAATTGTGGCTATCATATCAGTTATAGGTATTGTAGTAGTATTTCAATCTACCATTGATGCTGCGATGGGTTTTATCGTAGCGATTATGTCTGCTTTCTTAGCTGCTGTATTTACGGTTATTAATGGTAAACTGGTGGCCAAACAAAATCATTTTACTATCACTTATTATGAAATGGTAGGCGCTTGTGCCACTGTAGTCCTTTTCTTTCCTATCTATGGATATTGGTTTGCTGACGATGGTCTGGCTTTGACTCTGACTACTCATGATTTTTTATACCTGCTTATATTGAGTATGGTTTGTACCGTCTATGCGTATTCTATAGCTGTCAAATTGATGCAACGTCTAACGGCGTTTGCTATCAACTTGACTATTAACTTAGAGCCTGTTTATGGAATTACGGTAGCTGTTTTTTTATTTGGAGGTGATGAAAAAATGGACAACAATTTTTACTGGGGAACCTCAATTATTGTACTATCGGTGATTATGTATCCTTTGCTTCGAAGGTATTTTGAAGGAAAAAATATCAAAAGAGATATTGTCAGATAGGCATCATTTACTGTGATTTTCTTAGAGCATTTTTCATTTGTCGAAGAAATGACCCAATTCATCGATAAAAAAGTTTGATTCCTCCAAAATTTTCTATACTTTAGAATTACAAAATTCCAAAAATCAGACTGACCTAATTCAGTTTATGAAACCATCCCACCCAGGATGGTTTTATTTTTCCTCCCGATTTTCTAAAACCCCCACTTCGATATAAGACGGCTTTACTCCTGATCGACCTACAAAATGCTTGGCTTTTACAAAGTCTTCGGGCTTAGCCTCAAAAATGTTTTCAACATAAGTTTGTGGGTTGATGTCAACCATTGGAAACCAGGAACTTTGTACCTGAACCATAATTTGATGCCCTTTTTTGAAGGTATGGAGCACATCCTGTAGCGGCAACTTAATAACTTCCTCTTTTTTCGGGACAAAAGCTTCAGGGCGTTCATAGCTGTTTCGAAACCTGCCTCTGATCACCTCGCTTCTTACCATTTGATGATATCTTTTCATGGATACATCTGGCTGATGTGGGAATGGAGCATGGCTACTTGGGTATACATCGATGAGTTTGACTACCCAATCTGCCGCAGTCTGATCTGTTTTTACAACTAAGTTGGCCAATAATGAACCTGCTATGGTCAAGTCTTCTTCAAGCGGTGATGAGAGGTAATAAAGAACATCAGGTCGATCGTTGACAAAACTTTGATCATCAGTCATGTAAGACTTAGGCATTCCTATATGATCATCGGCTATAAAAGGAACT
The sequence above is drawn from the Reichenbachiella sp. genome and encodes:
- a CDS encoding DMT family transporter, translating into MSANKMPSMLSAYLQLHFIVFIWGFTAILGKLIEIPPVEVVFYRTLMASVGLFILLKWRKLPIQVPRKELWIILGTGLLIAVHWILFFLAARISNVSVCLAGMATASLWTSFIDPIVNKRKVKFYEPIVAIISVIGIVVVFQSTIDAAMGFIVAIMSAFLAAVFTVINGKLVAKQNHFTITYYEMVGACATVVLFFPIYGYWFADDGLALTLTTHDFLYLLILSMVCTVYAYSIAVKLMQRLTAFAINLTINLEPVYGITVAVFLFGGDEKMDNNFYWGTSIIVLSVIMYPLLRRYFEGKNIKRDIVR